A single genomic interval of Spirosoma linguale DSM 74 harbors:
- a CDS encoding glycoside hydrolase clan GH-D (PFAM: glycoside hydrolase clan GH-D~KEGG: melibiase, putative): protein MKQLCLSVLFVFFITLITKAAPGDVHIAIETRQTALVIRVDKDQSPTLVHLGSKLRNAAEYAAIPARGKRGEDYTDIYNSVYTPAGSRNLLEPAIQVTHADGNPSLDLKYIRHESQSMADGVVLTKVYLKDPQYPFEVTLYYKAYQNEDVIEQWSTIRHTEKKSITLHKYASANLYIPAQNYYLTHFHGDWANEMNPSEIPLTEGIKILDSKLGTRADLFQPPSFLVSLNKPAEEEQGEVIAGTLSWSGNYQLAFEVDPLHNLRIIPGINPYASAYSLAPGTEFTTPAFLFTYSDKGKGGASRSLHRWARKHRIPQGEGNRLTLLNNWEATYFDFNEEKLSALFKDGKKLGVDLFLLDDGWFGNKYPRNNDRAGLGDWQENVKKLPHGLGYLVKEAENAGIKFGIWLEPEMVSPKSELYEKHPDWVIKLANRSEYYFRNQLVLDLSNPKVQDFVYGVVNDLMTKNPTLGFIKWDCNAVIYNAFSATIQNQSNLYVDYVQGLYKVLDRLRAKYPTLPMMLCSGGGGRVDYGALKYFTEYWPSDNTDAQERIFIQWNYSYFFPSIASCNHVTDWGKQPIKFRTDVAMMGKLGYDIVVSKLTEEELTFSQQALKTYEGIKNIIWKGDLYRLASPYTNDVASSMYVSESRDRAVWFTYLVNSRYKAGSQAPIKLNGLDPAKNYRIRELNVYPGTTSRINTSTTTYSGNYLMAIGFNPQVDTRRTSVVLEVNEVK from the coding sequence ATGAAACAGCTTTGCCTGTCGGTACTTTTTGTTTTTTTCATAACCTTAATTACAAAAGCCGCGCCGGGCGATGTGCACATTGCCATTGAAACCCGGCAAACGGCTCTGGTAATTCGGGTCGATAAAGACCAGAGCCCAACGTTGGTCCATCTGGGATCAAAACTTCGAAACGCGGCCGAATACGCAGCCATTCCGGCTCGTGGCAAACGGGGTGAAGATTATACCGATATCTACAATTCAGTCTATACGCCCGCTGGAAGCCGTAACTTGCTGGAGCCTGCTATTCAGGTTACCCATGCCGATGGAAACCCTTCCCTCGACCTGAAATACATTAGGCATGAAAGCCAGTCGATGGCCGATGGCGTTGTGCTAACGAAAGTGTACCTGAAAGACCCACAGTACCCTTTTGAGGTTACACTGTACTACAAAGCCTACCAGAATGAAGATGTTATCGAGCAGTGGAGCACCATTCGCCATACCGAAAAGAAGTCGATAACGCTCCATAAATATGCTTCAGCGAACCTATATATCCCGGCCCAGAACTATTACCTGACGCATTTTCACGGCGACTGGGCCAATGAGATGAACCCCAGTGAAATACCGCTTACTGAAGGTATCAAGATATTGGATTCTAAACTAGGAACCCGCGCCGACCTGTTTCAGCCGCCCTCATTTCTGGTATCGCTGAATAAACCCGCTGAAGAAGAGCAAGGCGAAGTCATTGCCGGTACACTTTCCTGGTCGGGGAATTATCAACTGGCATTTGAGGTCGACCCGTTGCATAACCTCCGGATCATACCGGGCATTAATCCGTATGCATCAGCGTACTCGCTGGCGCCCGGAACCGAGTTCACGACACCCGCTTTCCTGTTTACGTACTCCGACAAAGGTAAAGGCGGGGCAAGCCGCAGCTTGCATCGATGGGCGCGTAAACACCGCATTCCGCAAGGCGAAGGCAACCGCCTGACGCTGCTGAACAACTGGGAAGCTACTTATTTTGACTTTAACGAAGAGAAATTAAGTGCCCTGTTCAAGGATGGCAAAAAACTCGGTGTTGACCTGTTTCTGCTGGATGACGGCTGGTTCGGGAATAAGTACCCGCGAAACAACGACCGGGCCGGGTTAGGCGATTGGCAGGAAAATGTCAAAAAACTACCGCATGGCCTGGGCTATCTGGTTAAGGAGGCCGAAAATGCAGGTATCAAATTTGGTATCTGGCTCGAACCGGAGATGGTGAGCCCCAAAAGTGAACTGTATGAAAAACACCCCGACTGGGTGATCAAACTAGCCAATCGGTCGGAGTATTACTTCCGCAATCAATTGGTCCTTGATTTATCGAATCCGAAAGTTCAGGATTTTGTCTATGGAGTCGTGAATGACCTAATGACCAAAAATCCGACGCTGGGATTCATTAAGTGGGATTGTAATGCCGTGATCTATAACGCGTTCTCGGCCACCATTCAGAACCAGTCGAACCTTTATGTCGATTACGTGCAAGGCCTTTATAAAGTACTTGACCGACTACGGGCGAAGTATCCTACCCTGCCCATGATGCTTTGCTCGGGTGGTGGCGGCCGGGTAGATTATGGCGCGCTGAAGTACTTCACCGAATACTGGCCGAGCGACAACACCGACGCCCAGGAACGGATATTTATCCAGTGGAATTACTCGTATTTCTTCCCATCCATTGCCAGTTGCAACCACGTGACAGATTGGGGGAAACAGCCCATAAAGTTCCGCACGGACGTAGCCATGATGGGCAAGCTGGGGTACGATATTGTGGTGAGTAAACTGACTGAAGAAGAATTGACATTCAGCCAGCAGGCCCTGAAGACCTACGAGGGCATTAAAAACATAATCTGGAAAGGCGACTTGTACCGGCTCGCTTCGCCCTACACGAATGATGTCGCTTCTTCCATGTACGTTAGCGAGTCGCGCGACCGGGCGGTCTGGTTCACCTATTTAGTCAATTCACGCTACAAAGCGGGGAGTCAGGCACCCATCAAACTGAATGGCCTCGATCCTGCCAAAAACTACCGCATTCGGGAATTGAACGTTTATCCGGGAACTACCTCCCGAATCAATACCAGTACAACAACGTACTCCGGGAACTACCTGATGGCCATTGGCTTCAATCCGCAGGTAGACACCCGCCGAACCAGCGTGGTGCTGGAGGTGAACGAAGTAAAATAA
- a CDS encoding isochorismatase hydrolase (PFAM: isochorismatase hydrolase~KEGG: scl:sce2665 isochorismatase) — protein sequence MDTKNADLHGNAPDSSPVALLIIDMINDLEFPGGDELLEPASRIADRISELKQRAKEQSIPIIYANDNFGKWRSDFNEVVEHVLTDGVKGKYLAEVLKPDKDDYFVLKPKNSAFYETTLDMLLTYLQVKHVVITGLSTDSCVLFSANDAYMRDLKISIPADCVASINPAHTDDALAYMKRVLSADISPSAEVDLASLRQELASVD from the coding sequence ATGGACACCAAAAACGCTGACTTACACGGTAACGCTCCCGATTCGTCGCCAGTTGCGCTGCTGATCATCGATATGATCAACGATCTGGAATTTCCGGGCGGAGATGAGCTTCTGGAGCCTGCCAGCCGGATCGCTGACAGGATTTCAGAACTGAAACAACGCGCCAAAGAACAGAGTATTCCGATCATTTATGCCAATGATAACTTTGGCAAGTGGCGCTCTGATTTCAATGAAGTCGTTGAGCACGTGTTGACCGACGGAGTCAAAGGAAAATACCTGGCGGAAGTTCTCAAGCCTGATAAAGACGATTATTTTGTGCTGAAGCCCAAGAACTCGGCCTTCTACGAAACTACTCTGGACATGCTGCTCACCTACCTACAAGTGAAACATGTCGTTATAACTGGCTTAAGCACCGACTCCTGCGTACTTTTTTCAGCCAATGATGCCTATATGCGCGATCTGAAAATTTCGATCCCAGCCGATTGCGTGGCGTCGATCAACCCCGCCCATACAGACGATGCACTGGCTTATATGAAGCGAGTACTTAGTGCCGACATTAGCCCCTCTGCCGAAGTTGATCTGGCTTCCCTCCGCCAGGAATTAGCCAGTGTTGATTAG
- a CDS encoding RagB/SusD domain protein (PFAM: RagB/SusD domain protein) encodes MLTFRKKLLVSAFTVTGLIVLDGCNDSFLTRPPQGQYSPASLSNLKGIEGILIGAYGMIDGQGIGGQNAWENEVQNWVFGGIPSDDAYKGTDAGDQPEQSFIERYDFQPTNGHIRNKWRGLYEGVARCNNVLDILPQVKDITDARRKQIEAEAKFLRGYFHFEARKIFRYAPYIDEKIYDISDPNSTKIPNDKEIWPNIEADFNAAAAILPETQSQPGRPTKFAALAHLAKTYMFQGFDISSGAANTAKLQQAKAVLDQIVNSGKYKLIDNFSQNFDSDTRNNAESIFEVQYAKSASDDGAATAGMGLAHPYASPWGCCGFYQPSQNLVNAYKTDANGLPLLDTYNDVDVKNDQGIPLEGAYTPDAGRLDPRLDWTVGRRGILYKDFKIHNSDFIRDQTYAGPYSPKKHVASKKNTLLGVGWTNLTGNNFRLIRYAHVLLWLAECEVEIGSLERARALVNQVRARAANPNDWVKKAIQGSTRDAYTETSEPAANYVIKEYSAPWTDKVTARKAVRHETRLEFAMEGHRFFDLVRWGVAADVLNAYTATEGNKRTYLKGARFAKGKNEYFPIPQEAIDNSSIAGKPTLTQNPAYK; translated from the coding sequence ATGCTTACATTTCGTAAAAAACTTTTAGTATCTGCGTTCACTGTCACCGGCCTAATTGTGCTCGATGGTTGTAACGACTCTTTTTTGACCCGCCCCCCACAGGGCCAGTACAGCCCGGCTTCTCTGTCAAACCTCAAAGGCATTGAAGGCATTCTGATCGGTGCCTACGGAATGATTGATGGCCAGGGAATTGGTGGCCAGAACGCCTGGGAAAATGAAGTACAAAACTGGGTCTTTGGTGGTATCCCTTCGGACGACGCCTACAAAGGCACTGACGCAGGTGACCAGCCTGAGCAGTCGTTTATTGAACGATATGACTTCCAGCCAACCAACGGTCACATCCGTAACAAGTGGCGGGGTTTGTACGAAGGTGTTGCCCGATGCAATAACGTACTCGACATCCTCCCTCAGGTAAAGGACATCACCGATGCCCGGCGAAAACAGATTGAAGCCGAAGCCAAATTTCTGCGTGGCTATTTTCACTTCGAAGCCCGTAAAATTTTCCGTTACGCGCCGTATATCGATGAGAAAATCTACGACATAAGCGACCCCAACTCGACCAAAATACCGAACGATAAAGAGATTTGGCCGAACATCGAAGCCGACTTCAACGCAGCGGCTGCCATACTTCCTGAAACGCAGAGTCAGCCGGGCCGTCCAACCAAGTTTGCGGCATTAGCGCATCTTGCCAAAACGTACATGTTCCAGGGATTTGATATCTCTTCAGGTGCGGCCAACACAGCGAAACTGCAACAGGCTAAAGCGGTGCTTGACCAGATCGTGAACAGTGGTAAGTACAAGCTAATTGATAATTTCTCGCAGAACTTCGATTCGGACACCCGCAATAATGCCGAATCTATCTTTGAAGTTCAGTACGCGAAATCAGCCTCCGACGATGGAGCCGCAACCGCTGGTATGGGCTTAGCTCACCCCTATGCCTCCCCCTGGGGTTGCTGCGGATTCTATCAGCCTTCGCAGAACCTCGTAAATGCTTACAAAACGGATGCTAACGGCTTGCCGCTTCTGGATACATACAACGATGTAGACGTGAAAAACGACCAGGGTATCCCACTGGAAGGGGCTTATACGCCCGATGCAGGTCGGCTTGACCCACGCCTTGACTGGACAGTAGGCCGCCGGGGAATCCTGTATAAGGATTTTAAAATCCATAACAGCGATTTCATCCGTGACCAGACCTACGCAGGTCCTTACTCGCCTAAAAAGCACGTTGCCTCCAAGAAAAACACGCTGTTGGGTGTTGGCTGGACTAACCTAACCGGCAACAATTTCCGTCTGATTCGTTACGCACACGTTCTGCTTTGGCTGGCCGAATGCGAAGTGGAAATTGGTAGCCTCGAACGTGCCAGAGCGCTTGTCAACCAGGTACGCGCCCGCGCAGCCAACCCGAATGACTGGGTTAAAAAAGCCATTCAGGGCAGCACTCGGGATGCCTATACGGAAACCAGTGAGCCCGCAGCCAATTATGTCATCAAGGAGTACTCAGCCCCCTGGACCGATAAAGTGACCGCCCGCAAAGCCGTTCGGCACGAAACCCGCCTTGAATTTGCGATGGAAGGCCACCGTTTCTTCGACTTGGTTCGCTGGGGAGTTGCAGCCGATGTGTTAAATGCTTATACCGCCACGGAGGGCAATAAGCGGACTTACCTCAAAGGTGCACGTTTCGCGAAAGGCAAAAATGAGTACTTCCCGATCCCACAGGAAGCCATCGATAACTCATCTATTGCAGGAAAACCAACGTTAACCCAGAACCCTGCCTACAAGTAA
- a CDS encoding TonB-dependent receptor plug (PFAM: TonB-dependent receptor plug; TonB-dependent receptor~KEGG: mxa:MXAN_4746 TonB-dependent receptor) produces the protein MKNNYYVRWGSHLLWITLLLIHTAVLAQDRTITGRITSKGEGSALPGVNVSIKGTSRGVVSDANGGYSIVAPPRTTLVYSFIGFKAQEVVVGNQSVINVTLSEDVSTLNEVVVTGYSAQSKRDITGAVSTVNTKELLSIPATDVAQQLQGRVAGVTVTNDATPGGSATVRIRGFGTIGNNDPLYIIDGVPTQNLGTINQNDIETIQVLKDASASSIYGSRAANGVVIVTTKKGKAGVSRITFDAYYGSQQWAKKGEVLNATELGQYLYLADVNAGKVPSHGQYTYGANGQVTIPAYVFPSKGAEGTAAVDPSKYSLTPDNIYAITRSANTNWFDEVSRTAPIQNYQLGASGGSETGRYALSVGYFNQQGTVRDISYDRYSIRANTEFNVKKRIRVGENLTAAYSSRKGGFNNNEEQNAVSGAYKHHPLLPVYDIAGNFAGSRGLNLGNNSNPVATLFRERDNRYNSLRVFGNAYAEVDIIEGLTARTSMGLDANGDRAKYLGRANPEYIEGSFNNSLTDQNRYFYQWVWTNTLNYSKTFKNVHKVDAFVGTEAIRQYQEFFGAARSGYFTEQKDIQSYLDLGTQSSASNEGRIEQDYSLFSVFGKLNYAYSDKYLFQAIIRQDKSSRFLSASNSALFPAVSAGWRISQEDFFKNNLTFVSDMKLRAGWGKTGNQAIGDYNAYTTYRSNTSTNGYPIDGSMSTATAGFSPQRFGNPNAKWEATASTNFGFDLAMLSNKLDVSFDVWSRKTTDMLFTSPFTFTAGDADIPAYNVGSMQNRGIDLAIGYKDRKGDFRYGASINFATYRNKVLKLDESENTRYFGYGSRVPAVTLTQAGLPISSFFGYKVLGIFQTAEEAKAWAPYGDYNAVGKFKMADINGDGKIDDADRTIIGNPHPDFTYGINVNLGYKNFDLTIFGNGSQGNDIYNYTRYFTDFNTFQGNRSRRALYDAWSKTNPGGTVPVPDANDQISSRPSSYFIEDGSYFRIKNVQLGYTLPASLLSKLGLASCQIYVQSQNLLTFTKYQGLNPEISISNNYNSDKNRNLGFDGGYLPASRTLLFGLSVGF, from the coding sequence ATGAAGAATAACTACTATGTACGTTGGGGATCCCATCTGCTGTGGATTACCTTACTACTGATCCACACAGCAGTTTTAGCCCAGGACCGTACCATTACCGGGCGTATCACGTCTAAAGGAGAGGGCAGTGCACTTCCCGGTGTGAACGTTTCGATTAAAGGCACTTCACGCGGAGTTGTTAGTGACGCCAACGGTGGATACAGTATTGTAGCTCCTCCCAGAACTACGCTTGTTTATTCATTCATTGGATTCAAAGCGCAGGAAGTGGTTGTCGGGAATCAGTCCGTAATTAACGTGACCCTGTCGGAAGATGTCTCCACACTCAATGAAGTTGTTGTTACGGGCTATAGTGCCCAGTCAAAACGGGACATCACCGGAGCCGTTTCGACTGTGAATACCAAAGAACTGCTGTCGATCCCGGCAACGGACGTAGCCCAGCAGTTGCAGGGCCGTGTAGCTGGGGTAACGGTAACGAACGATGCTACGCCGGGCGGTTCGGCCACGGTACGGATTCGTGGATTTGGTACGATTGGTAACAACGACCCACTCTACATTATTGATGGTGTTCCAACCCAAAATCTTGGCACCATCAACCAGAATGATATTGAGACCATTCAGGTACTTAAAGACGCTTCAGCCTCGTCTATATATGGTTCCAGAGCGGCCAATGGCGTTGTGATCGTAACGACCAAAAAAGGGAAAGCCGGTGTATCGCGGATCACGTTCGATGCCTATTATGGGTCGCAGCAGTGGGCCAAAAAAGGGGAAGTCCTCAACGCTACTGAACTGGGCCAGTACTTATATCTGGCCGATGTTAACGCAGGTAAGGTCCCGTCACACGGGCAGTATACGTATGGTGCTAACGGGCAGGTAACCATCCCAGCCTATGTATTCCCCAGTAAAGGAGCAGAAGGTACAGCAGCGGTTGATCCGAGCAAATACTCTCTCACTCCAGACAATATTTACGCGATCACCCGCTCGGCCAATACAAACTGGTTCGATGAAGTTTCTCGGACAGCTCCTATCCAAAACTATCAGCTTGGCGCATCTGGAGGCTCAGAAACGGGCCGTTATGCCTTATCGGTTGGCTATTTCAACCAGCAGGGAACTGTTAGGGATATCAGCTACGATCGCTACTCTATCCGGGCTAACACGGAGTTCAATGTTAAAAAACGTATTCGTGTTGGCGAAAACCTGACAGCCGCTTACAGCAGCCGTAAAGGAGGTTTTAACAACAACGAGGAACAGAACGCAGTATCCGGTGCCTACAAGCACCATCCACTACTTCCTGTTTACGATATCGCCGGAAACTTTGCCGGTAGCCGGGGACTTAACCTGGGTAACAACTCCAATCCGGTAGCTACGCTGTTCCGTGAACGCGATAACCGGTATAACAGCCTTCGCGTATTTGGTAATGCGTATGCTGAAGTCGACATCATCGAAGGCCTGACGGCTCGTACATCGATGGGTCTCGATGCCAACGGAGACCGCGCCAAATATTTGGGACGGGCAAACCCGGAATATATAGAGGGTAGCTTCAACAACAGCCTGACCGACCAGAACCGCTACTTCTACCAGTGGGTATGGACCAACACGCTGAACTACTCCAAGACGTTCAAGAACGTTCATAAAGTAGATGCTTTTGTTGGTACCGAAGCCATCCGTCAGTATCAGGAATTCTTCGGAGCCGCTCGCAGTGGCTACTTCACTGAGCAGAAAGACATTCAAAGCTACCTTGACCTGGGTACGCAGTCATCAGCCAGCAACGAAGGACGCATTGAGCAGGATTACTCCCTGTTCTCGGTCTTCGGTAAACTGAACTACGCTTATAGCGACAAATACCTGTTTCAGGCCATTATTCGCCAGGACAAGTCGTCACGCTTTCTGTCGGCTTCGAACAGTGCTCTGTTCCCGGCTGTGTCAGCGGGCTGGCGTATCTCGCAGGAAGATTTCTTTAAGAACAACCTGACATTCGTAAGCGATATGAAACTGCGGGCAGGTTGGGGTAAAACAGGAAACCAAGCCATCGGAGATTACAACGCCTATACTACCTATCGTTCCAATACCTCAACGAACGGCTATCCGATTGACGGAAGCATGTCGACAGCAACAGCCGGTTTCAGCCCACAGCGTTTTGGCAACCCGAATGCTAAATGGGAAGCTACAGCTTCGACCAACTTTGGTTTCGACCTGGCCATGCTGTCGAACAAGTTGGATGTGAGCTTCGATGTGTGGAGCCGGAAAACGACCGATATGCTCTTCACCTCACCGTTTACGTTCACTGCGGGCGATGCAGATATTCCGGCTTATAACGTAGGTAGTATGCAAAACCGGGGTATTGACCTCGCTATTGGCTACAAGGATCGCAAAGGTGATTTCCGTTATGGTGCCAGCATCAACTTCGCTACGTATCGCAACAAAGTATTGAAACTGGATGAAAGCGAGAATACCCGTTACTTCGGTTATGGCTCGCGCGTTCCGGCGGTTACTCTGACACAGGCCGGACTCCCCATTTCATCGTTCTTTGGCTACAAGGTACTTGGTATCTTCCAGACAGCCGAAGAAGCAAAAGCCTGGGCTCCCTATGGTGATTACAATGCTGTCGGTAAATTCAAAATGGCCGATATCAATGGTGACGGCAAAATTGATGATGCGGACCGAACCATCATCGGTAACCCCCACCCCGATTTCACCTATGGCATAAATGTGAACCTTGGTTATAAAAACTTCGATCTGACCATCTTTGGTAACGGATCCCAGGGCAACGACATTTATAACTACACCCGTTATTTTACGGATTTCAACACCTTCCAGGGTAACCGTTCACGTCGGGCGTTATACGATGCCTGGTCGAAAACGAACCCAGGTGGCACAGTACCCGTCCCGGATGCCAACGACCAGATCAGCAGCCGTCCCTCCTCTTACTTCATTGAGGATGGTTCATACTTCCGGATCAAAAACGTTCAGTTGGGCTATACCCTGCCAGCCAGTTTGCTCTCCAAACTGGGCTTAGCTTCCTGCCAGATCTATGTGCAGAGCCAGAACCTGCTCACATTCACCAAATATCAGGGACTCAACCCGGAGATTAGCATTTCGAACAACTACAATAGCGACAAAAACCGGAACCTCGGCTTCGACGGCGGTTACCTGCCCGCTTCCCGTACGCTGCTTTTTGGCCTAAGTGTTGGATTTTAA
- a CDS encoding Periplasmic component of the Tol biopolymer transport system-like protein (KEGG: lch:Lcho_0859 periplasmic component of the Tol biopolymer transport system) — MKKLRVNLLFSIVCLALGTARTVLAQKQDLGVFDGHGDIGAVLKPGSAAYNPKTHTYELSGSGYNVWFDHDEFHFMWKRMKGDFILYTRAALVGKGVDPHRKVGWMVRSSLDGKSPHINAVEHGDGLTSLQFRRTAGANTEEIRSKITGADVIQLERKGNTYTMRVAKFGEPFVTEQVTDLPLGDDVYVGLFVGSHNKDVLERGVFRDVRISVPAHDGLVPYRDYLASNLEILDVATGDRQVIYNVPKSIQAPNWTPDGKTLLYNGDGLMYTFNLAKRKPTVLNTGDVKNNNNDHVLSFDGKMLGLSSGVKELGGSIIYTVPVTGGTPKQITPKGPSYLHGWSPDKKTLVFTGSRNNEYDIYSVPSAGGPEVRLTEAKGLDDGPEYTPDGKYIYFNSSRTGTMQIYRMKADGSEQEAITNGEFHDWFPHISPDGKWIIFLSFLKEEVKPDDHPFYKHVYLRMLPISGSGQPKVIAYIYGGQGTINTPSWSPDSKRVAFISNTAENSVSPIEK; from the coding sequence ATGAAAAAGCTACGAGTTAATCTACTATTCTCTATAGTTTGCTTGGCACTAGGTACCGCTAGAACGGTTCTGGCGCAAAAACAAGACCTGGGCGTGTTTGACGGTCATGGTGATATTGGTGCTGTTTTAAAACCCGGCTCGGCTGCCTACAACCCTAAGACCCATACGTATGAGCTCTCTGGCTCCGGGTATAATGTGTGGTTTGACCATGATGAATTTCATTTTATGTGGAAACGCATGAAGGGAGACTTTATCCTTTATACCCGGGCAGCTCTGGTAGGAAAAGGCGTTGATCCGCATCGGAAGGTTGGCTGGATGGTGCGGTCAAGCCTGGATGGTAAATCGCCCCACATCAACGCAGTTGAACATGGCGACGGCCTTACATCACTCCAATTCAGACGTACCGCCGGGGCCAATACCGAAGAAATTCGGTCCAAAATAACGGGTGCCGATGTGATTCAACTGGAACGAAAAGGGAACACCTACACCATGCGGGTGGCTAAATTCGGTGAGCCTTTTGTAACAGAGCAGGTTACTGACCTGCCGCTTGGTGATGACGTATACGTCGGCTTATTTGTTGGCTCACACAACAAAGATGTGCTTGAACGGGGCGTTTTTCGTGATGTCCGCATCAGTGTGCCTGCCCATGATGGATTGGTGCCGTACCGCGACTATCTGGCCAGTAATCTGGAAATTCTCGACGTAGCAACTGGTGATCGACAGGTGATCTATAATGTGCCCAAGTCGATTCAGGCCCCCAACTGGACACCCGACGGCAAAACGCTGCTGTATAACGGTGATGGGCTGATGTACACCTTCAACCTGGCTAAGCGGAAGCCGACCGTGCTCAACACGGGTGATGTAAAGAACAATAATAACGACCATGTCCTCTCGTTCGATGGGAAAATGCTTGGGCTTAGCAGTGGGGTAAAAGAACTGGGAGGGTCAATCATTTATACCGTTCCGGTTACTGGAGGAACGCCCAAACAGATAACGCCTAAAGGGCCTTCTTACCTGCATGGCTGGTCGCCGGACAAGAAAACATTGGTCTTTACCGGCTCCCGAAATAATGAATACGACATTTATAGTGTACCATCGGCCGGTGGACCCGAAGTTCGGTTAACCGAAGCCAAAGGGCTTGATGATGGTCCCGAATACACACCCGATGGAAAATACATCTATTTTAATTCCAGCCGCACCGGTACCATGCAGATTTACCGTATGAAAGCCGACGGCAGTGAGCAGGAAGCGATTACCAACGGTGAATTTCATGATTGGTTTCCTCACATCTCACCCGATGGTAAATGGATTATTTTTCTGTCATTTCTTAAAGAGGAGGTTAAGCCAGATGACCATCCATTTTATAAACATGTGTATTTGCGAATGCTGCCGATTTCAGGAAGTGGGCAGCCGAAAGTAATTGCCTATATCTACGGCGGTCAGGGTACAATCAATACCCCTTCGTGGTCGCCGGACAGCAAGCGGGTGGCGTTCATTAGTAATACCGCCGAAAACAGTGTCAGCCCGATCGAAAAGTAA
- a CDS encoding conserved hypothetical protein (KEGG: hypothetical protein): MRIHKLSLLILMGLAVLSFMPAKTIGVFKESVDVGKPKLTGSAQYDKKTKEYRLKGSGYNIWFERDEFQYLFKKISGDFTVTADFEFVGTGTDPHRKVGWMIRESLDDNASHISAVAHGDGLTVLQWRVKKGMAMRDPEDEIFSQEKQTYTIQVERKGNEYTMRVAPKGGTLQTVGSHTMENLTGPLLVGLYICSHNPEKVEEAIVRNVQIVQGK, encoded by the coding sequence ATGCGAATACACAAACTATCGCTGCTAATTCTGATGGGTCTGGCGGTTTTGAGTTTCATGCCAGCCAAAACAATTGGCGTATTTAAGGAAAGTGTGGATGTTGGTAAACCAAAACTGACCGGATCTGCGCAGTACGATAAAAAGACAAAGGAATACCGGCTAAAAGGTTCTGGTTATAACATCTGGTTCGAACGGGATGAGTTTCAGTACCTGTTCAAAAAAATCAGTGGTGATTTCACGGTAACCGCTGATTTCGAGTTTGTGGGAACTGGTACGGACCCGCACCGCAAAGTAGGCTGGATGATTCGGGAGTCGCTCGACGATAATGCCTCGCACATCAGCGCTGTCGCGCATGGTGATGGATTAACAGTATTGCAGTGGCGGGTGAAAAAAGGAATGGCCATGCGCGATCCCGAAGATGAAATCTTCAGCCAGGAGAAGCAGACATATACCATTCAGGTCGAACGGAAAGGCAATGAATATACCATGCGCGTGGCGCCGAAAGGAGGTACCCTACAAACGGTCGGGTCACATACTATGGAGAACCTGACCGGGCCTCTCCTTGTCGGTTTGTACATCTGTTCCCATAACCCCGAAAAAGTAGAAGAAGCCATCGTTCGAAACGTACAGATCGTACAAGGTAAGTAG